One Kribbella sp. NBC_00662 genomic region harbors:
- a CDS encoding LuxR C-terminal-related transcriptional regulator → MTEDFLAAGRAALTRGAWSAARGQFELALETTKTPEALEGLSWATWWLEDVPACLEAREQAYRLYRKADDARAAARMALWLGDDHNEFHGAGAVAEGWFNRAARLLEEVGSCPELGWLRVFEAHAALGRHDTARARELAVQAQDLGRRHRAVDLEMFSLATKGLALVEEGAVEQGMRCLDEATAAALAGEYENLAPAAWTCCRLISACEEIRDYERGAQWCLRVQEFSRRMGARFVTGVCRAHYAAILGWHGDWVGAERELIEAHEDLTVKRPYWRAEAVVRLGELRRRQGQVGQAEALFNEVSWHPLAKRGLAELSLDRGDPAAARDVLERMLRRIPAGSVSRAWPLELLVRADAALGDHEAAAVHLVEFCSIADVLRTRPFRAAARFAQGICAAGRGEYEEACSCLEEAVDLYEGLAPFEAAHARLELARSLVALGRTEAARREARTAMTAIPMPRPDEVEVLVALGLVGPPVLSARQLDVLRLIADGLGDREIAGQLVISEHTVHRHVANIFARLDCSTRAAAVSRAAGLGLL, encoded by the coding sequence GCCTGGTCGGCCGCTCGCGGTCAGTTCGAGCTGGCGCTCGAGACCACGAAGACGCCCGAGGCGCTCGAAGGACTGAGCTGGGCGACGTGGTGGCTGGAGGATGTGCCGGCGTGTCTGGAGGCGCGGGAGCAGGCGTATCGCCTGTACCGGAAGGCTGATGACGCGCGGGCCGCGGCCAGGATGGCGTTGTGGCTTGGGGACGATCACAACGAGTTTCACGGTGCCGGGGCGGTGGCCGAGGGCTGGTTCAACCGGGCCGCCCGGCTGCTCGAAGAGGTCGGGTCGTGCCCGGAGCTCGGTTGGCTCCGGGTGTTCGAGGCACATGCTGCGCTTGGTCGGCATGACACGGCTCGGGCACGCGAGCTCGCCGTACAGGCGCAGGATCTGGGTCGCCGGCATCGGGCGGTTGATCTGGAGATGTTCAGTCTCGCCACCAAAGGCCTTGCATTGGTGGAGGAAGGCGCTGTCGAGCAGGGCATGCGGTGTCTGGACGAGGCGACGGCGGCCGCGCTCGCCGGGGAATACGAGAACCTCGCGCCGGCGGCCTGGACATGTTGCCGGTTGATCTCGGCCTGCGAGGAGATCCGGGACTATGAGCGCGGGGCGCAGTGGTGCCTGCGGGTGCAGGAGTTCAGCCGGCGGATGGGAGCGCGGTTCGTCACGGGCGTGTGCCGGGCGCACTACGCGGCGATTCTCGGTTGGCATGGCGACTGGGTCGGGGCAGAGCGGGAGCTGATCGAGGCGCACGAGGACCTCACGGTGAAGCGTCCGTACTGGCGGGCCGAGGCGGTCGTACGTCTTGGGGAGCTGCGGCGGCGGCAAGGGCAGGTCGGGCAGGCGGAGGCGTTGTTCAACGAGGTCTCGTGGCATCCGCTGGCGAAGCGTGGGTTGGCCGAGCTCAGCCTCGACCGGGGCGATCCGGCGGCTGCGCGCGACGTACTGGAACGGATGTTGCGGCGGATCCCGGCAGGTTCGGTCAGTCGAGCCTGGCCATTGGAGTTGCTGGTCCGGGCCGACGCGGCGTTGGGGGATCACGAGGCGGCGGCAGTTCATCTTGTCGAGTTCTGCTCGATCGCGGATGTGCTGCGGACACGGCCGTTTCGCGCGGCGGCGCGGTTCGCGCAGGGCATCTGTGCCGCGGGTCGTGGCGAGTACGAGGAGGCGTGCTCCTGTCTTGAGGAGGCGGTCGATCTCTATGAGGGTCTGGCTCCGTTCGAAGCCGCGCACGCCCGGTTGGAGTTGGCTCGGAGTCTGGTAGCGCTCGGTCGGACCGAAGCTGCCCGCCGCGAGGCTCGTACTGCGATGACGGCGATCCCCATGCCGCGGCCGGACGAGGTCGAGGTGTTGGTGGCGCTCGGGCTGGTCGGTCCACCGGTCCTGAGCGCGCGTCAGCTCGACGTACTGCGGTTGATCGCCGACGGACTCGGCGACCGGGAGATCGCCGGGCAGCTGGTGATCAGCGAGCACACCGTGCACAGGCATGTGGCGAACATCTTCGCCCGGCTCGACTGCTCGACCCGGGCGGCAGCGGTGTCGCGTGCGGCGGGGCTGGGTTTGCTCTAG
- a CDS encoding class I SAM-dependent methyltransferase, which produces MERLAQYKESVRTTWATGDYDAMMRVEGLYEVGQRLVDGLGVRSGEDVLDVACGTGNATIPAARTGARVTGLDLTPAMLAKARERGEGLGIDWVEGDAEELPFPDDSFDVVLSSFGCMFAPRHEVVAGEMVRVLRPGGRLGVCAWTPEGTIGEFFRVVGGYLPPAPEYVDPPLAWGSEDTVRSLLDGIELSFRRETGMIRHPSIVEAVDCYATQFGPVVLAREALGSRWPALRDDLVELFERNNTSSGSGLVLPAEYLVIRGQRRASSA; this is translated from the coding sequence GTGGAGAGGTTGGCGCAGTACAAGGAGTCTGTCCGGACGACGTGGGCCACCGGCGACTACGACGCGATGATGCGCGTGGAGGGGCTGTACGAGGTCGGTCAACGGCTGGTGGATGGGCTGGGCGTGCGGTCTGGTGAGGACGTGCTGGACGTCGCTTGTGGGACGGGGAATGCCACGATTCCAGCGGCGCGGACCGGTGCTCGCGTGACCGGTCTTGATCTCACGCCGGCGATGCTGGCGAAGGCTCGTGAGCGTGGGGAAGGGCTCGGGATCGACTGGGTCGAAGGCGATGCCGAGGAGTTGCCGTTCCCGGACGACAGCTTCGACGTGGTGCTGTCGAGCTTCGGGTGCATGTTCGCGCCGCGTCACGAGGTCGTGGCCGGCGAGATGGTTCGCGTACTGCGACCGGGCGGCCGCCTCGGGGTGTGCGCGTGGACGCCGGAAGGGACGATCGGGGAGTTCTTCCGCGTGGTGGGTGGATATCTGCCGCCGGCTCCGGAGTACGTCGATCCGCCGCTGGCCTGGGGATCGGAGGACACGGTGCGATCGCTGCTCGACGGGATCGAGCTGTCGTTCCGTCGCGAGACGGGGATGATCCGCCATCCCTCGATCGTCGAGGCGGTGGATTGTTATGCGACGCAGTTCGGGCCGGTGGTGCTCGCTCGCGAGGCGCTCGGCTCTCGGTGGCCGGCGCTTCGGGATGACTTGGTCGAGCTCTTCGAGCGGAACAACACTTCTTCTGGATCCGGCTTGGTCCTGCCGGCCGAGTACTTGGTGATTCGGGGTCAGCGGCGGGCCAGTAGCGCGTAG
- a CDS encoding methyltransferase domain-containing protein: protein MDEVLAGNRVVWERASEKHVREYDELLDEARRDGLLFSRELELLGPVLAEEPAVVHLQSGHGLDDIGLLKAGARSVVGIDYSSVAAGAAHRRARELGMACRYVVAEVPGVPLRDGCADLVYTGKGALIWMRDLDAWAQDIARVLRPGGHLFMYEAHPAVPLWTWDEDQPRIRPDRSYFAESHVNDTFPGNGAREWQWNLGQIVTAITAAGLHLETLEEYAEPFWRPQDDTNAAAWSGRLPNSYALLARR, encoded by the coding sequence ATGGACGAGGTGCTCGCAGGTAATCGGGTGGTTTGGGAGCGGGCCTCGGAGAAGCATGTTCGGGAGTACGACGAGTTGCTCGATGAAGCACGGAGGGACGGGCTGCTGTTCTCGCGCGAGCTTGAGTTGCTCGGGCCGGTGCTCGCCGAGGAACCGGCGGTGGTGCATCTGCAGAGTGGGCACGGGTTGGACGACATCGGGCTGCTCAAAGCCGGCGCGCGAAGCGTCGTCGGGATCGACTACAGCTCGGTGGCCGCGGGGGCGGCGCACCGGCGGGCTCGGGAGTTGGGGATGGCTTGTCGGTACGTCGTGGCCGAGGTGCCCGGCGTACCGCTGCGGGATGGATGTGCGGATCTCGTCTACACCGGCAAGGGTGCGTTGATCTGGATGCGGGACCTCGACGCGTGGGCTCAGGACATCGCGCGGGTACTGCGGCCCGGCGGCCACCTGTTCATGTACGAAGCGCACCCGGCCGTGCCGTTGTGGACCTGGGACGAGGACCAGCCGCGGATCCGGCCGGACCGTAGCTACTTCGCCGAGTCGCACGTCAACGACACCTTCCCCGGCAACGGCGCCCGTGAATGGCAGTGGAACCTCGGCCAGATCGTCACCGCGATCACCGCAGCCGGCCTCCACCTCGAAACCCTCGAGGAGTACGCCGAACCGTTCTGGCGACCGCAGGACGACACGAACGCCGCCGCCTGGTCCGGCCGCCTCCCGAACTCCTACGCGCTACTGGCCCGCCGCTGA